The Radiobacillus deserti genomic interval TGTCCAGGAAATGAGATGACCTCCAACTTATCCATAAAGTTTTCCATGATTGTAAAGCCCATTCCGGAACGCTCTAGTTCCGGCTTTGATGTATATAGTGGCTGTATCGCTTCTTCTACATCCAGTATTCCAATCCCATCATCTTGAATAAGAAGTTCTACCACATCATCTTGAAGCGTACACTTAATTTGAATCATCTTATCTGTATCGTTATTGTAGCCATGAATAATGGAGTTGGTGACAGCCTCAGATACAACCGTCTTGATTTCAGTTAGTTCATCAACAGTAGGATCTAACTGTGCAACAAATGCTGCAACTGTAACTCTTGCGAATGCTTCATTCGAGCTTAAACTACTAAATTCTAAGTGCATTGTGTTTTTCATGAAGCCACCCCCAAGCTTAACAAAGCAAATTCTTCTGTTTCTTCTAGTCGAATAATCTTAAATAGACCGGACATATCAAATAGTCTTTTAACCACTGGTGAAATGGCACAAACAACCATTTCACCACCAGCTTGCGTGACTTCCTTATATCTGCCTAAGATTACTCCAAGCCCGGAGCTATCCATAAAGTCAAGATCTCCAAGATTTAACACGACATGTTCCGTGTTGGATTCACGAATAGCCATCTGCCATTCTGCTTTTAAATTTTCAGCTGCATGGTGATCTAACTCACCGGTTAGTCTTACCAGTAATACGTTTTCCTTCTTTGTAAATTTCACAGAAAGACTCACTACTGATTCCTCCTTCTTGTTCCTGTAGTGAATCCTTTCTTCTTTCATCTAGCAAAATCCTGCCCTCCGACAAAAGAAGTGGAAAATCGAAAAAAGTTCCTAGGATGGTTCGACTTTCAACATATTATCCATAGATTTTTTAAATAGCTTCCAAAATCCAGCATTCTCTACATCCTCTTCGACAACAATCGGTGTTTCAGAAAGTAACTTATTGTCTTTTAGTACTTCTAATGTTCCAACTTTGTCTCCCTTTTTTAAAGGTAAATCTAACTCAGAATCTAACTTTACTTTCGTTTCAATGTCCTCTAACTTTTCTCCTTTTTTGTGAACGACAGAAATTGATTCATCCGTTACAACTCTCACTTTATCTTTTGCTGCTTTTATTAATTCTAGGTTTGTGACTGGTTGATTACTATTAAATAGCTTTTTCGTTGCGAATTGGCTAAATGCATAATCTAACATGGAGGTCACATCACTGTTTCTTTTTTTCGTTGTATCTGCTCCCATCGCAACAGCAATGACACGCATATTATTTTTTTTCGCTGTCGCTGTTAAACAATATTTAGCTTCTGATGTATAACCAGTTTTTAGTCCGTCTACCCCATCGTAGAATTTGACCAATTTATTCGTATTTACAAGCCAAAACTCATCTTCTGTACCTTCTCTTAAATAGCCATCATACATGCTCGTATATTTCGTAATGTTTTCATATTTCAACAATGCCTTTGCCATTACTGACATATCATAAGCTGTGCTGTAATGATCTTTTGCTGGTAAACCAGTTGGATTCTCAAAGTGTGTATTCTCTAAGCCAAGCTCTTTTACTTTATCGTTCATCATCTTTACAAATGTCTTTTCACTTCCAGCAATATGCTCTGCTAATGCCACACTGGCATCATTTCCTGATGCAACAGCTACCCCTTTTAACAAATCTTCTACGGACATTTCTTCGCCTTGCTCTAAGAAAATTTGGGAACCTCCCATTGAGGCAGCATGCTCACTGACACGTACAGTGTCGTCCAGTTTAATTTGCCCTTCTTCGAGTGCTTCCATAATTAACAATAGGGTCATGATTTTCGTCATACTGGCAGGGGGAAGTACCTTGTGTGAGTTTTTTTCATAAAGAATCTTACCCGTATCTCGTTCTATTAAAATAGCTGATTTGGAACTTTCTGCTAGGTTTAAATCGTCTTTCTCTTTCGCTTTTTCTTCAGCTTGAATCGGTTGCGCTACTGTCGTGCCAATTAATATAACAATCAAGCATCTTAGAATGAATTTCTTCATGACTATACCTCCATAATCGTAGTATTCATATTTTTTCCATGATGATGGAGTTTTATAACAAAAAAATGACTTGATTTATCATCAAGTCATTAAATCGTATTAACGTATTACTTTATATATTAAAGGGTTAGTAGTTGGTTGTGTCTTCCCAATCTCGAAAGCTTCTTGTACCTTTTGTATGGAATCAGTAGGATGCTCATCGTCGCTATGGAGAATGGCAATAGCTTCTCCAGGTCCCACTTTATCCCCTATTTTCTTTTTCAACGTAATTCCCACACCATGTTGAATGACATCTTCTTTTGTTGCTCTCCCCGCGCCTAAATACATGGCAGCAATTCCAATCGATTCGGCATCAATAGCTGTCACAAATCCATCTCTAGTAGCCATGACTTCTACGTGATAAGCGGACGTCGGTAAGGTTTCTGGATGATCAATTTGTTGAACATCTCCACCTTGAGCTTGAATAAAGGAGCGAAATGCTTGAAATGCTTTACCATTGTGAAGGTTCTTCTCTAACTCTTGGTAGGCGGTTTCATAGTCATTAAACACTTCTGCAAGAACGGTCATATGAGCAGCCAATTCCAAACCTAGTTGTTTTAAATCTGGAATATCTTTTCCTTGCAGTACCTCCATTGCTTCTCGCACTTCATTGGCATTTCCAATTTCATACCCTAATGGCTGATTCATATCACTAATAACCGCAACAGTATTTCGTCCAAGGTTGTTTCCGATTTTCACCATTTCCTCAGCCAAGGCTTGTGAATCTTCTAATGTTTTCATAAACGCACCTGTGCCCGTTTTGACGTCAAGTACAATACTGTCAGCACCAGATGCCAGCTTTTTACTCATGATGGAACCTGCGATTAAAGGAATCGAGTCCACGGTTGCGGTTACATCTCGTAATGCGTAGAGTTTTTTATCGGCAGGTGCAAGATTTCCTGTTTGTCCCGCCACAGCTAACTTAAACTGATTCACATTGGAGATAAATTGTTCTTTCGTCATTTCCACATCAAAGCCGGAAATAGATTCAAGCTTATCAATCGTGCCACCAGTATGGCCTAATCCTCTTCCAGACATTTTGGCAACAGGAACACCAACAGAAGCAACTAAAGGTCCAGTAATGAAGGTTATTTTATCCCCCACTCCACCTGTAGAGTGTTTATCCACCTTATGCCCATTAATTGCTGATAAGTCAATGGTTTCTCCTGAATCAACCATCGCTTGTGTCAACGTAGCCGTTTCTCTTTCGTCCATTCCTTGAAAATAAATTGCCATCAAGAGAGAAGAGACTTGGTAATCTGGAATATTTCCGTCTGTATAGCCTCGAACAAAATACTTAATTTCTTCGTCCGATAAAGAATTTCCATTTCTTTTGTTTTGTATAATGTCAACCATTCTCATTGAAATCACCTATATTCATTAAAATTCATTTCATTGGAAGAGTGCGAATAATTTCTTTCATAAAACGGAGGAAGTCTTCTTTTACCTTTTCCGTTGTTTCCATTACTTCATGGTGTGTTAATGGTTGGTCAAGAATACCTGCAGCCATATTTGAAATACATGAAATACCTAACACTTCAAGTCCTGCATGATTGGCAACGATGACTTCTGGAACTGTGGACATACCTACCGCATCTCCCCCCCACGTACGAAGCATTTTTACCTCTGATGCAGTCTCATAAGAAGGGCCTGTATTTCCTACATAAACGCCTTTTTGAACGTTTAAGTTTAAGGAATTAGCAACCTTTTCGGCATGCTGCAGCAGTCGTTTACTATACGCTTCCGACATATC includes:
- the spoIIAA gene encoding anti-sigma F factor antagonist → MSLSVKFTKKENVLLVRLTGELDHHAAENLKAEWQMAIRESNTEHVVLNLGDLDFMDSSGLGVILGRYKEVTQAGGEMVVCAISPVVKRLFDMSGLFKIIRLEETEEFALLSLGVAS
- the spoIIAB gene encoding anti-sigma F factor; protein product: MKNTMHLEFSSLSSNEAFARVTVAAFVAQLDPTVDELTEIKTVVSEAVTNSIIHGYNNDTDKMIQIKCTLQDDVVELLIQDDGIGILDVEEAIQPLYTSKPELERSGMGFTIMENFMDKLEVISFPGQGTTVKLIKQLKKSKTVCN
- a CDS encoding pyrimidine-nucleoside phosphorylase, with translation MRMVDIIQNKRNGNSLSDEEIKYFVRGYTDGNIPDYQVSSLLMAIYFQGMDERETATLTQAMVDSGETIDLSAINGHKVDKHSTGGVGDKITFITGPLVASVGVPVAKMSGRGLGHTGGTIDKLESISGFDVEMTKEQFISNVNQFKLAVAGQTGNLAPADKKLYALRDVTATVDSIPLIAGSIMSKKLASGADSIVLDVKTGTGAFMKTLEDSQALAEEMVKIGNNLGRNTVAVISDMNQPLGYEIGNANEVREAMEVLQGKDIPDLKQLGLELAAHMTVLAEVFNDYETAYQELEKNLHNGKAFQAFRSFIQAQGGDVQQIDHPETLPTSAYHVEVMATRDGFVTAIDAESIGIAAMYLGAGRATKEDVIQHGVGITLKKKIGDKVGPGEAIAILHSDDEHPTDSIQKVQEAFEIGKTQPTTNPLIYKVIR
- a CDS encoding D-alanyl-D-alanine carboxypeptidase family protein, with the translated sequence MKKFILRCLIVILIGTTVAQPIQAEEKAKEKDDLNLAESSKSAILIERDTGKILYEKNSHKVLPPASMTKIMTLLLIMEALEEGQIKLDDTVRVSEHAASMGGSQIFLEQGEEMSVEDLLKGVAVASGNDASVALAEHIAGSEKTFVKMMNDKVKELGLENTHFENPTGLPAKDHYSTAYDMSVMAKALLKYENITKYTSMYDGYLREGTEDEFWLVNTNKLVKFYDGVDGLKTGYTSEAKYCLTATAKKNNMRVIAVAMGADTTKKRNSDVTSMLDYAFSQFATKKLFNSNQPVTNLELIKAAKDKVRVVTDESISVVHKKGEKLEDIETKVKLDSELDLPLKKGDKVGTLEVLKDNKLLSETPIVVEEDVENAGFWKLFKKSMDNMLKVEPS